CCGGGCGCTTTTATGAGCATGCTCGGCGTTTCTTTCCTCAATGAAATCGTAAACAAAGAACACATCCTCCACGCCGACCAGATTCTCAACCGCCTCCGCGAACAGGTTATCCGCTCCATGCACCAGACAGGCCGCGAAGGCGAAAGCAAAGACGGCATGGACATCTCCCTGCTGGTTGTTGACGATGCTTCCAGAATGCTCGAATTCGCCGGAGCATACAACCCCTGCTACATCGTACGCAACGGCGATATTACCGAACTGAAAGCCGACCGGATGCCCATCGGCATTTATTCAGAAAAAGGAAATACCCCGTTCTCCTGCCAGACTTTCCAGCTTCAGGCGGGCGACGGTATCTACCTCTCTTCCGACGGCTACGAAGACCAGTTCGGAGGCCCTGAAGGAAAAAAACTGAAAGCCAAATCCTTCAAGGATATCCTCCTGAAAATCCATCCCCTTCCGGCCGGCGAACAGCTGGCTTATCTCGATGCATTCTTCGAAGAATGGAAAAACGGCTACGACCAGGTGGATGATGTGCTGGTAATCGGAATTAAAGTCACCTGAAAATTACCTGCTGGCGTTCTGCCGCATCCATTGTTTCGGCGTAGTCCCCTCAACTTCCCTGAAGGCCCTTATCAGCGTGCTGACCGACCCAAAACCCGAAGACTGGGCCGTTTCTTCCAGATTCATCCTTCCCTCCCTCAGCAGGGTCTTGCTGTGTTCTACCCGGTAGCGGTTCACATACTGACTGAAATTGCATCTATGCAGCTGATTAATCATTCGCGACAAATAAGTTCTGTTCGTATGAAGGGCAAGGCTTACATCCCAGATCTTCAGGTCCGGCTTCAGATAAGGTTTTTCCATCTCCATCCAAACCTTCATTGCCTCACTTAACTTTTCATATCCCTGCGGTTCTGACCCGTTGTCGCTGATGTTCCCGTCGTCCTGTTTTCCTGTAAACACTTCCTTCTGATTGTTTCCGAGTATTCCTAAAATCCATATAATGACCGCAAACAAATACAGCGGGAAAATCAGGTAGCGCTCATCTCCAAAAAGCTTTACCGGATTGATGGAATAGAAAGAAATACTTAGAAAGGCGGCCAGAATAAAAGTGGCATTAAAAATCCGCATCCACCCCAGACTAATTCCTGAAGGATCGGAAAACCATTCAGGAAGCTGTTTTCTGTATCCGGCCAGCACTTTGTAAATCAATACGGCATACAGGACAATC
This genomic window from Bacteroidales bacterium contains:
- a CDS encoding helix-turn-helix transcriptional regulator → AKMWLSAAMLNASMVFLGNYLYFSHNYHTYSYLHSLHIFSVLAVYPSVYIYVLLLTRPGYSLRSAWRHFVPGLVFFVLSATVFYFFLTPEQRVYFLSTYRLHPTYDNFALRFLFRVRYFNIAALFVQIVLYAVLIYKVLAGYRKQLPEWFSDPSGISLGWMRIFNATFILAAFLSISFYSINPVKLFGDERYLIFPLYLFAVIIWILGILGNNQKEVFTGKQDDGNISDNGSEPQGYEKLSEAMKVWMEMEKPYLKPDLKIWDVSLALHTNRTYLSRMINQLHRCNFSQYVNRYRVEHSKTLLREGRMNLEETAQSSGFGSVSTLIRAFREVEGTTPKQWMRQNASR